One segment of Streptomyces sp. TG1A-8 DNA contains the following:
- a CDS encoding MerR family transcriptional regulator, which translates to MSYSVGQVAGFAGITVRALHHYDGIGLLVPGGRTRAGHRRYNDADLDRLQQILFYRELGFPLEEVAVLLDDPDADPRAHLRRRHELLTARIERLSRMAAAVEHAMEARDMGINLTPEERFEVFGDNDPERYREEAEERWGGTGAYAESQRRAAAHTKEDWQRLRAEADDWNGRYAALMAAGEPPTGAAAADLAEEHRKHISRWFYPCPYETHRRLGRMYVSDERFRAFYDSVWPGLAEHLRDAILANAARRAA; encoded by the coding sequence GTGAGCTACTCCGTGGGACAGGTCGCGGGGTTCGCCGGGATCACGGTGCGCGCCCTGCACCACTACGACGGGATCGGCCTGCTCGTGCCCGGCGGACGCACCCGCGCCGGCCACCGGCGCTACAACGACGCCGACCTCGACCGGCTCCAGCAGATCCTGTTCTACCGGGAGCTCGGCTTCCCCCTGGAGGAGGTCGCGGTCCTGCTCGACGACCCGGACGCGGACCCGCGCGCGCACCTGCGCCGCCGGCACGAACTGCTGACCGCCCGGATCGAGAGGCTGAGCAGGATGGCCGCGGCCGTGGAGCACGCGATGGAGGCACGCGACATGGGCATCAACCTCACGCCCGAGGAACGGTTCGAGGTCTTCGGGGACAACGATCCCGAGCGGTACCGCGAGGAGGCCGAGGAGCGCTGGGGCGGCACCGGGGCGTACGCGGAGTCGCAGCGCCGGGCCGCCGCCCACACGAAGGAGGACTGGCAGCGGCTGCGGGCCGAGGCCGACGACTGGAACGGGCGCTACGCGGCCCTGATGGCCGCCGGCGAGCCGCCCACCGGCGCGGCGGCGGCGGACCTGGCCGAGGAGCACCGGAAGCACATCAGCCGGTGGTTCTACCCGTGCCCGTACGAAACGCACCGCCGCCTGGGCCGGATGTACGTCTCCGACGAGCGCTTCCGGGCGTTCTACGACTCCGTCTGGCCGGGCCTCGCCGAGCACCTGCGGGACGCGATCCTCGCCAACGCCGCCCGCCGCGCCGCCTGA
- a CDS encoding aldehyde dehydrogenase family protein, with the protein MSSYFSDLAQQYIDGEWRPGTGSWDVIDFNPYDDEKLASITVATVDEVDQAYRSAARAQKQWAATNPYTRRAVFERALGLIEEREPEIADLIVAELGGTRVKAGFELHLVKEFLRESAHLALRPEGRILPSPADGKENRVYRVPVGVVGVISSFNFPLLLSVKSVAPALALGNGVVLKPHQHTPIAGGTLVAKIFEEAGLPGGLLNVVVTDIAEIGDAFIEHPVPKVISFTGSDRVGRHVATVCAAHFKRSVLELGGNSALVVLDDADVDYAVDAAVFSRFVHQGQVCMAANRVLVDRAIAEEFTEKFVARVRSLRTGDPRDPRTVIGPVISSTQANALAGTVEQALAEGATALVRGAVRGNLVEPTVLTGLPAGSALLRQEVFGPVVFLVPFDGEAEAARIVNDTPYGLSGAVHTGDVERGVAFARRIDTGMFHVNDGTVHDEPLVPFGGEKHSGIGRLNGESTLEAFTTVKWISVQHGRSNFPF; encoded by the coding sequence ATGTCGTCCTACTTCAGCGACCTGGCCCAGCAGTACATCGACGGTGAGTGGCGGCCGGGCACCGGCTCCTGGGACGTCATCGACTTCAATCCGTACGACGACGAGAAGCTGGCCTCGATCACCGTGGCCACGGTCGACGAGGTGGACCAGGCCTACCGGAGCGCCGCCCGCGCCCAGAAGCAGTGGGCCGCGACCAACCCGTACACCCGGCGGGCGGTCTTCGAGAGGGCGCTCGGGCTGATCGAGGAACGCGAGCCGGAGATAGCCGACCTGATCGTCGCGGAGCTGGGCGGCACGCGCGTGAAGGCGGGCTTCGAGCTGCACCTCGTCAAGGAGTTCCTGCGCGAGTCGGCCCACCTGGCGCTGCGTCCCGAGGGGAGGATCCTGCCCTCCCCGGCCGACGGCAAGGAGAACCGCGTCTACCGGGTCCCGGTGGGCGTCGTGGGCGTGATCAGTTCGTTCAACTTCCCCCTCCTGCTGTCGGTCAAGTCGGTGGCCCCCGCGCTCGCCCTCGGCAACGGCGTCGTCCTCAAGCCGCACCAGCACACCCCGATCGCCGGCGGCACCCTCGTCGCGAAGATCTTCGAGGAGGCGGGGCTGCCCGGCGGGCTGCTGAACGTCGTCGTCACCGACATCGCCGAGATCGGCGACGCCTTCATCGAGCACCCGGTCCCCAAGGTCATCTCCTTCACCGGTTCCGACCGGGTCGGCCGGCACGTCGCCACCGTCTGCGCCGCCCACTTCAAGCGCTCGGTTCTCGAACTGGGCGGCAACAGCGCCCTGGTCGTCCTGGACGACGCCGACGTCGACTACGCCGTGGACGCGGCGGTCTTCAGCCGCTTCGTCCACCAGGGCCAGGTCTGCATGGCGGCCAACCGGGTCCTGGTGGACCGCGCGATCGCGGAGGAGTTCACCGAGAAGTTCGTCGCCAGGGTCAGGTCGCTCAGGACCGGCGACCCGCGCGACCCGCGGACCGTCATCGGCCCGGTGATCAGCTCCACGCAGGCCAACGCCCTCGCGGGCACGGTCGAGCAGGCGCTCGCCGAGGGCGCCACGGCCCTGGTGCGCGGCGCCGTCCGTGGCAACCTGGTCGAGCCCACCGTGCTGACCGGCCTCCCCGCCGGCTCCGCCCTGCTCCGGCAGGAGGTGTTCGGCCCGGTCGTCTTCCTGGTCCCCTTCGACGGCGAGGCGGAGGCGGCCCGGATCGTCAACGACACCCCGTACGGCCTCAGCGGCGCCGTCCACACGGGCGACGTCGAGCGCGGCGTGGCCTTCGCCCGGCGGATCGACACCGGCATGTTCCACGTGAACGACGGCACCGTGCACGACGAGCCGCTCGTCCCCTTCGGCGGCGAGAAGCACTCCGGCATCGGCCGCCTGAACGGTGAGAGCACCCTGGAGGCGTTCACCACGGTCAAGTGGATCTCGGTCCAGCACGGCCGCAGCAACTTCCCGTTCTGA
- a CDS encoding helix-turn-helix transcriptional regulator, with protein sequence MLLGSQLRRLREARGITREAAGYSIRASESKISRMELGRVSFKTRDVEDLLTLYGITDDAERESLLSLAREANVAGWWHSYTDVLPNWFPTYVGLEGAASLIRVYEVQFVHGLLQTEEYARAVVRRGMRGASAADVERRVALRLERQKYLLADNAPEFHIVLDEAALRRPHGDREVMRSQLQHLIDVSGRPNVRLQVMPFGLGGHSGESGAFTILSFPESDLSDVVYLEQLTSALYLDKREDVAQYEQAFKELQQDGPGPDESRDLLRGLLQLS encoded by the coding sequence ATGCTGCTCGGCTCGCAACTGAGGCGACTGCGTGAAGCGCGGGGGATCACGCGCGAGGCGGCGGGGTACTCGATCCGCGCCTCGGAATCGAAGATCAGCCGGATGGAACTGGGCCGGGTGAGTTTCAAGACCAGAGACGTGGAGGACCTGCTGACGCTGTATGGCATCACCGACGACGCGGAACGCGAGTCGCTGCTGTCCCTCGCCCGCGAGGCCAACGTCGCCGGCTGGTGGCACAGCTACACCGACGTGCTGCCCAACTGGTTCCCCACCTACGTGGGCCTGGAGGGCGCCGCCTCCCTGATCCGGGTCTACGAGGTGCAGTTCGTGCACGGCCTGCTGCAGACCGAGGAGTACGCCCGCGCGGTGGTCCGGCGCGGCATGAGGGGCGCGAGCGCCGCCGACGTGGAGCGCCGGGTCGCACTGCGCCTGGAGCGGCAGAAGTACCTCCTCGCGGACAACGCCCCCGAGTTCCACATCGTCCTGGACGAGGCCGCCCTGCGCCGCCCGCACGGCGACCGCGAGGTGATGCGCAGCCAGCTCCAGCACCTGATCGACGTCTCCGGGCGGCCCAACGTACGGCTGCAGGTCATGCCGTTCGGTCTCGGCGGGCACTCCGGCGAGAGCGGCGCCTTCACCATCCTCAGCTTCCCCGAGTCGGACCTGTCCGACGTGGTGTACCTGGAGCAACTGACCAGCGCGCTCTACCTGGACAAGCGCGAGGACGTCGCCCAGTACGAGCAGGCGTTCAAGGAACTGCAGCAGGACGGCCCCGGGCCGGACGAGAGCCGGGATCTTCTCCGCGGTCTCCTCCAATTGTCCTGA
- a CDS encoding ATP-binding protein has translation MLKPLRQGLPPLDPAAVSGAVSCALPARHEAVREARRFTRGTLDQWDVGDRLDDICLVVSELVTNALRHALPAEAGRAEHLPSARLHLMRWTERLVCAVRDPSYESPVPRGTEDFSAESGRGLFLVESFADSWGWHPLAGTLSGKVVWALFRLRPAERHRAG, from the coding sequence ATGCTCAAGCCATTACGGCAGGGCCTTCCGCCACTGGACCCCGCGGCCGTGTCCGGTGCCGTCTCCTGCGCCCTGCCCGCCCGCCACGAAGCGGTGCGCGAGGCCCGGCGGTTCACCCGCGGCACGCTGGACCAGTGGGACGTCGGCGACCGCCTCGACGACATCTGCCTGGTCGTCTCCGAACTCGTCACCAACGCCCTGCGGCACGCGCTGCCGGCCGAGGCGGGGCGGGCCGAGCACCTGCCGTCGGCCCGGCTGCACCTGATGCGCTGGACGGAACGGCTGGTGTGCGCGGTGCGCGACCCCAGTTACGAGAGCCCCGTGCCGCGCGGGACCGAGGACTTCTCGGCCGAATCGGGCCGCGGCCTGTTCCTGGTCGAGTCCTTCGCGGACAGCTGGGGCTGGCACCCGCTCGCGGGCACCCTCAGCGGCAAGGTCGTCTGGGCGCTGTTCCGGCTCCGCCCGGCCGAGCGGCACCGCGCGGGCTGA
- a CDS encoding DUF397 domain-containing protein: MAATQLDGVAWQKSRYSNSQGSCVEFARLPGGEVAVRNSRFPDGPALVYTRAEIEAMLLGVKDGEFDHLAAG; the protein is encoded by the coding sequence ATGGCTGCGACGCAGCTGGACGGAGTGGCCTGGCAGAAGAGCCGCTACAGCAATTCCCAGGGTTCCTGCGTGGAGTTCGCGCGGCTGCCCGGCGGTGAGGTGGCCGTGCGCAACTCCCGCTTTCCCGACGGACCCGCGCTGGTCTACACGCGCGCGGAGATCGAGGCCATGCTCCTCGGCGTCAAGGACGGCGAGTTCGACCACCTGGCGGCCGGCTGA
- the rpmG gene encoding 50S ribosomal protein L33: MARNELRPVVGLRSTAGTGYTYVTRKNRRNDPDRMTLRKYDPAAGRHVEFREAR, translated from the coding sequence ATGGCACGCAACGAACTCCGCCCGGTCGTCGGGCTCCGGTCCACCGCGGGGACCGGATACACCTATGTGACCCGCAAGAACCGCCGCAACGACCCCGACCGCATGACCCTGCGCAAGTACGACCCGGCCGCCGGCCGGCACGTCGAGTTCCGGGAAGCACGCTGA
- a CDS encoding DUF4232 domain-containing protein, with translation MRVIPLTVTALAAALTLTACGGDGGQSDKSSSSACEIGGVSVQIGSASVAPAAGDTGEVPVSITNHSAPCTLDHFPGASLSAGGAEVEVPVQQGAKAQKLKLAKGDSAMFTLSYVRGGAGGGSGLAAKTVKVSLPGSGTARSFPWSYGPVAHKGASDAPDASVSAFQQVGD, from the coding sequence ATGCGCGTCATTCCGCTCACCGTCACCGCCCTGGCAGCCGCCCTCACCCTGACCGCCTGCGGCGGCGACGGCGGCCAGAGCGACAAGAGCAGCAGCTCCGCCTGCGAGATCGGCGGCGTCTCGGTGCAGATCGGATCGGCGAGCGTGGCCCCCGCCGCCGGTGACACGGGCGAGGTGCCCGTCAGCATCACCAACCACAGCGCCCCCTGCACCCTCGACCACTTCCCGGGCGCCTCGCTGAGCGCGGGCGGCGCGGAGGTCGAGGTGCCCGTGCAACAGGGCGCGAAGGCCCAGAAGCTGAAGCTCGCCAAGGGTGACTCGGCGATGTTCACCCTCAGCTACGTGCGCGGCGGGGCGGGCGGCGGGAGCGGCCTGGCGGCGAAGACCGTGAAGGTCTCCCTGCCCGGCTCCGGGACCGCCCGGAGCTTCCCCTGGTCGTACGGGCCCGTCGCGCACAAGGGCGCCTCGGACGCCCCGGACGCGTCCGTCAGCGCCTTCCAGCAGGTCGGCGACTGA
- a CDS encoding DUF2786 domain-containing protein — MTSTASTAERAFRAALYDDTDAGLDTGASLLAADPGADAELTRRGEDLVATAWQRGWQPADVVRLVRRELDDVHVRLLAALVRAQAGRDRPRGHRWAAQLEALPEDPVRGTDRFPHATAVLQLYRLLLRLPALEPLEEPRRAAGPAASRTLTRIRALLAKAEATGYPEEAEALSAKAQELMARHSVDEALLDAAAPAPDVPGACRIGVEPPYEQAKAVLLDAVATANHCRAVWNEAFGFSTVVGFEADLEAVELLHTSLLVQAVHAMTRAEAAQRAGGRKRTKTFRQSFLAAYAHRVGDRLAAAAETQVARDLLPVLATRELAVTGRLESLFPRTTTTRLRGVSDAAGWTEGARAADEAQVRARRRLP, encoded by the coding sequence GTGACCAGTACCGCCAGCACCGCCGAGCGGGCCTTCCGGGCCGCCCTCTACGACGACACCGACGCGGGCCTCGACACGGGTGCCTCCCTGCTCGCGGCCGACCCCGGCGCGGACGCCGAACTCACGCGGCGCGGCGAGGACTTGGTGGCTACGGCCTGGCAGCGCGGCTGGCAGCCCGCGGACGTCGTACGGCTCGTGCGGCGCGAGCTGGACGACGTCCACGTACGCCTCCTCGCGGCGCTGGTCCGCGCGCAGGCCGGACGGGACCGCCCGCGCGGCCACCGCTGGGCCGCCCAACTGGAGGCCCTGCCGGAGGATCCCGTGCGCGGGACCGACCGTTTCCCGCACGCCACGGCCGTCCTCCAGCTGTACCGCCTGCTGCTGCGCCTGCCCGCCCTGGAGCCACTGGAGGAGCCCCGCCGCGCTGCCGGACCCGCCGCCTCCCGCACGCTCACCCGCATCCGCGCCCTGCTCGCCAAGGCCGAGGCCACCGGCTATCCGGAGGAGGCGGAGGCCCTGAGCGCCAAGGCGCAGGAGCTGATGGCCCGGCACAGCGTCGACGAGGCACTGCTCGACGCGGCGGCCCCCGCCCCGGACGTGCCCGGAGCCTGCCGGATCGGGGTCGAGCCGCCGTACGAACAGGCCAAGGCGGTGCTGCTGGACGCCGTCGCCACCGCCAACCACTGCCGCGCGGTGTGGAACGAAGCGTTCGGTTTCTCCACGGTCGTCGGCTTCGAGGCGGACCTGGAGGCCGTCGAGCTGCTCCACACCTCCCTGCTGGTGCAGGCCGTGCACGCGATGACCAGGGCGGAGGCCGCCCAGAGAGCCGGCGGCCGCAAGCGGACGAAGACCTTCCGGCAGTCCTTCCTCGCGGCCTACGCCCATCGTGTCGGCGACCGGCTCGCGGCCGCTGCCGAGACCCAGGTCGCCCGGGACCTGCTGCCGGTCCTCGCCACGCGGGAACTGGCCGTCACCGGCCGGCTGGAGAGCCTGTTCCCGCGAACCACCACGACCCGGCTGCGCGGCGTGAGCGACGCGGCGGGCTGGACGGAGGGAGCGCGGGCCGCGGACGAGGCGCAGGTCCGCGCCCGCCGCAGGTTGCCGTGA
- a CDS encoding Clp protease N-terminal domain-containing protein: protein MDGNSKIRASVRLDDLIEAIKTAHTEPLEQLQDAVIAADHLGDVADHLIGHFVDQARRSGASWTEIGKSMGVTRQAAQKRFVPKESADLDPSRGFGRYTPRARNVVMAAHGEAVTARNPEGRPEHLVLGLLAEPEGLAAKAVIAQGVPLDAVRRAASAALPPAADQVPDLVPYGGEAKKVLELTFREALRLGHNYIGTEHLLLALLEHENGRGVLSGLGVTKAATEEYVGRVLATLLEEQGGQAPQED, encoded by the coding sequence ATGGACGGCAACTCGAAAATCAGGGCATCCGTACGCCTCGACGACCTCATCGAGGCCATCAAGACGGCTCACACCGAGCCCCTCGAACAGCTCCAGGACGCGGTCATCGCCGCCGACCACCTCGGTGACGTGGCCGACCACCTGATCGGGCACTTCGTCGACCAGGCCCGCCGCTCGGGCGCGTCCTGGACCGAGATCGGCAAGAGCATGGGCGTGACCCGGCAGGCGGCGCAGAAACGGTTCGTGCCGAAGGAGTCGGCCGACCTCGACCCGAGCCGGGGCTTCGGCCGTTACACCCCGCGCGCGCGGAACGTCGTCATGGCCGCCCACGGCGAGGCCGTCACGGCCCGCAACCCCGAGGGCCGTCCCGAACACCTGGTCCTGGGACTGCTGGCCGAACCGGAGGGCCTGGCCGCGAAGGCGGTCATCGCCCAGGGCGTGCCGCTGGACGCCGTGCGCCGGGCCGCCTCCGCCGCGCTCCCGCCGGCCGCGGACCAGGTCCCGGACCTCGTCCCCTACGGCGGGGAGGCCAAGAAGGTCCTGGAACTCACCTTCCGCGAGGCCCTGCGGCTCGGCCACAACTACATCGGCACCGAACACCTCCTGCTGGCCCTGCTGGAGCACGAGAACGGCCGGGGCGTCCTCAGCGGTCTCGGCGTCACCAAGGCGGCGACCGAGGAGTACGTCGGCAGGGTCCTCGCGACGCTGCTGGAGGAGCAGGGCGGCCAAGCCCCGCAGGAAGACTGA
- a CDS encoding bifunctional 3'-5' exonuclease/DNA polymerase — MTDRWALAPAGDAGVDVAPLGPDGLPAGPVRRESDLAGAVRSRPEVTRWVWRSTPEVYPRLLATGVRVERCYDIEAAETLLLGHEGRYGEPRSAAAALARLRGGPVPPDPPHRAAAPGAQSPLFEPAATRLPLGDLLAVYADQLRRHARTAHPDRMRLLTAAESAGMLVAAEMNHVGLPWRADVHRELLRDLLGERYAGGGEPRRLAELADEVSAAFGRRVRPDLPTDVVKAFAQAGIKVGSTRRWEIRSLDHPAVEPLLEYKKLYRIWVAHGWSWLQDWVRDGRFRPEFLAGGTVSGRWVTNGGGALQIPKVIRRAVVADPGWRLVVADADQMEPRVLAAISRDPGLMEVAARDGDLYQSVSDRAFSGDRNQAKLAVLGAVYGQTKGDGLKNLAALRRRFPLAVAYVDEAARAGEEGRLVRTWLGRTCPPAAGTGEDAAEEAGIPVGGDEADGRARDPGHASGGSRARGRFARNFVVQGSAADWALLLLAALRRACADLAAELVFFQHDEVIVHCPAEEADTVVRAVREASAVAGRLTFGDTPVRFPFTTAVVECYADAK; from the coding sequence ATGACGGACCGGTGGGCGCTCGCACCGGCCGGGGACGCGGGCGTGGACGTCGCCCCCCTCGGCCCGGACGGGCTGCCCGCCGGACCGGTGCGGCGGGAGAGCGATCTCGCCGGGGCGGTGCGGAGCCGCCCGGAGGTGACGCGCTGGGTGTGGCGCTCGACCCCCGAGGTCTACCCGCGTCTGCTCGCCACGGGGGTGCGAGTGGAGCGGTGCTACGACATCGAGGCCGCCGAGACCCTCCTGCTGGGCCACGAGGGCCGGTACGGCGAGCCGCGCTCGGCCGCCGCCGCCCTGGCCCGCCTCCGCGGCGGCCCCGTCCCGCCCGACCCGCCGCACCGCGCGGCCGCGCCGGGCGCCCAGTCCCCGCTGTTCGAGCCGGCCGCCACCCGCCTGCCCCTCGGTGACCTCCTCGCGGTCTACGCCGACCAGCTGCGCCGGCACGCCAGGACCGCGCACCCCGACCGGATGCGGCTGCTGACCGCCGCCGAGTCGGCCGGGATGCTCGTGGCCGCCGAGATGAACCACGTCGGGCTGCCCTGGCGCGCCGACGTCCACCGCGAGCTGCTGCGCGACCTGCTCGGCGAGCGCTACGCGGGCGGGGGCGAACCGCGCCGCCTGGCCGAGCTGGCGGACGAGGTGTCCGCCGCCTTCGGCCGCCGCGTGCGGCCCGACCTGCCCACGGACGTCGTCAAGGCCTTCGCCCAGGCCGGGATCAAGGTCGGATCCACCCGCCGGTGGGAGATCCGGTCCCTCGACCACCCGGCCGTCGAACCCCTGCTGGAGTACAAGAAGCTGTACCGCATCTGGGTGGCGCACGGCTGGTCCTGGCTGCAGGACTGGGTGCGCGACGGCCGGTTCCGGCCGGAGTTCCTCGCCGGCGGCACGGTCTCCGGGCGCTGGGTCACCAACGGCGGAGGCGCGCTGCAGATCCCCAAGGTGATCCGGCGGGCCGTCGTCGCCGACCCCGGCTGGCGGCTGGTGGTGGCCGACGCCGACCAGATGGAGCCGCGCGTGCTCGCGGCGATCTCCCGCGACCCCGGTCTGATGGAGGTGGCCGCCCGCGACGGCGACCTCTACCAGTCCGTCTCCGACCGCGCCTTCTCCGGGGACCGCAACCAGGCCAAGCTGGCCGTGCTCGGCGCCGTCTACGGCCAGACCAAGGGCGACGGCCTGAAGAACCTCGCCGCGCTGCGCCGCCGCTTCCCCCTGGCCGTGGCCTACGTCGACGAGGCGGCCCGCGCGGGCGAGGAGGGCCGCCTCGTGCGCACCTGGCTGGGCCGGACCTGTCCGCCCGCCGCCGGCACGGGCGAGGACGCGGCCGAGGAGGCGGGCATCCCGGTGGGCGGGGACGAGGCCGACGGCCGGGCGCGGGACCCCGGCCACGCCTCCGGCGGCTCCCGCGCGCGGGGCCGCTTCGCCCGCAACTTCGTCGTCCAGGGCAGCGCCGCCGACTGGGCCCTGCTGCTGCTCGCCGCGCTGCGCCGGGCCTGCGCGGACCTGGCGGCCGAGCTGGTCTTCTTCCAGCACGACGAGGTGATCGTGCACTGCCCCGCCGAGGAGGCCGACACGGTGGTCCGGGCCGTCCGGGAGGCCTCCGCCGTCGCCGGCCGGCTGACTTTCGGGGACACCCCGGTGCGCTTCCCGTTCACGACCGCGGTGGTGGAGTGCTATGCCGACGCCAAGTGA
- a CDS encoding alpha/beta hydrolase gives MHTSPPPRRTGWPGARTRSRAVARLTGALLAAAALFVSACSPGSSTTTAGGAAEAALAALPLSTPSALSSYYGQSLRWRDCGVPGFQCATLKAPLDYAHPGSGDVRLAVARKKATGKAKPLGSLLVNPGGPGGSAIDYLQQYAGVGYPAAVRARYDMVAVDPRGVARSEPVECLDGPEMDAYTRTDSTPDDQKETNALVGEYRKFAESCGTHAARLLRHVSTVESARDMDILRAVLGDPRLNYVGASYGTFLGATYAGLFPKRAGRLVLDGAMDPSLDARELNLGQTAGFETAFRAFAKDCVRHTDCPLGTKGASPARVGDRLKAFFRELDAHPLPAGDADGRTLGEALATTGVIAAMYDERAWQRLREALASAMKEHDGAGLLVLSDSYYERDGHGRYSNLMMANAAVNCLDLPPAFDGPEQVEKALPRFEKASPVFGEGLAWASLNCAYWPVKATGEPHRIEAKGAAPIVVVGTTRDPATPYPWAQALARQLSSARLLTYVGDGHTAYGRGSTCIDSAINTYLLLGTPPAPGKRCS, from the coding sequence ATGCACACCAGCCCACCTCCCCGGCGGACCGGCTGGCCCGGCGCCCGCACCCGGTCCCGGGCCGTGGCCCGGCTCACGGGTGCCCTCCTCGCGGCCGCCGCGCTGTTCGTGTCCGCCTGCTCCCCCGGGAGCTCGACCACGACGGCCGGCGGTGCGGCGGAGGCGGCCCTGGCGGCACTGCCGCTCTCGACGCCGTCGGCACTGTCGTCGTACTACGGACAGAGCCTGCGCTGGCGCGACTGCGGTGTCCCGGGCTTCCAGTGCGCGACGCTGAAGGCCCCGCTGGACTACGCCCACCCCGGCTCGGGCGACGTCCGGCTCGCCGTGGCCCGCAAGAAGGCCACCGGCAAGGCCAAACCGCTGGGCTCGCTGCTGGTCAACCCCGGTGGACCGGGGGGTTCGGCGATCGACTACCTCCAGCAGTACGCGGGCGTCGGATACCCCGCGGCGGTCCGCGCCCGCTACGACATGGTGGCGGTCGATCCGCGGGGCGTCGCCCGCAGCGAGCCGGTCGAGTGCCTCGACGGCCCCGAGATGGACGCCTACACCCGGACGGACTCCACCCCCGACGACCAGAAGGAGACGAACGCGCTGGTCGGGGAGTACAGGAAGTTCGCGGAGAGCTGCGGGACGCACGCGGCGCGGCTGCTGCGGCACGTGTCCACCGTCGAATCGGCGCGGGACATGGACATCCTGCGGGCGGTACTGGGCGACCCGAGGCTGAACTACGTGGGCGCGTCCTACGGCACCTTCCTCGGCGCGACGTACGCCGGACTGTTCCCGAAGCGGGCGGGCCGCCTGGTGCTGGACGGGGCGATGGACCCCTCCCTCGACGCCCGCGAGCTGAACCTCGGCCAGACGGCGGGCTTCGAGACGGCGTTCCGGGCGTTCGCGAAGGACTGCGTACGGCACACCGACTGCCCGCTCGGCACGAAGGGCGCGTCGCCCGCGCGGGTCGGCGACCGTCTGAAGGCCTTCTTCCGGGAACTGGACGCCCACCCCCTCCCGGCCGGCGACGCCGACGGCCGCACGCTGGGCGAAGCGCTCGCCACCACGGGGGTCATCGCGGCGATGTACGACGAGAGGGCCTGGCAGCGGTTGCGCGAGGCGCTGGCCTCGGCGATGAAGGAGCACGACGGCGCCGGTCTGCTCGTCCTGTCCGACAGCTACTACGAACGCGACGGGCACGGCCGGTACAGCAACCTGATGATGGCCAACGCGGCCGTGAACTGCCTGGACCTGCCCCCCGCCTTCGACGGCCCCGAGCAGGTGGAGAAGGCCCTGCCCCGGTTCGAGAAGGCGTCGCCGGTCTTCGGCGAGGGCCTGGCCTGGGCCTCGCTGAACTGCGCGTACTGGCCGGTGAAGGCGACGGGCGAGCCCCACCGGATCGAGGCGAAGGGCGCTGCCCCCATCGTCGTGGTCGGCACCACCCGCGACCCGGCGACCCCCTACCCCTGGGCCCAGGCCCTGGCCCGCCAGCTCTCCTCGGCCCGCCTCCTCACCTACGTCGGCGACGGCCACACCGCCTACGGCCGTGGCAGCACCTGCATCGACTCGGCGATCAACACCTACCTGCTCCTCGGCACCCCGCCGGCCCCCGGAAAACGCTGTTCATAG